A genome region from Patescibacteria group bacterium includes the following:
- the tsaD gene encoding tRNA (adenosine(37)-N6)-threonylcarbamoyltransferase complex transferase subunit TsaD translates to MLILGIETSCDETAAAVFQDGCRILSNVVSSQIKLHTPYGGVVPEIASRAHMENIIPVIQKALEEAKVEGKDLDAIAVTTGPGLITSLMIGVDTAKTLAYAWEKPILGVNHIEGHIYSVKLKAQSSKLKSIKLPAMCLTVSGGHTMLVLIKEWGNYEVIGETIDDSCGEAFDKVAKLLGLGYPGGPIIEKLARGGGRQAFSFPRPILNQGNFNFSFSGLKTAVLYQARRIKKMDKKVVQDICASFQEAAFEVLVIKTLRAARKFKVSTIILAGGVAANQALQNFFKKSLSVNDYKLLITDFPTDNAAMIAGAAYPRVLKEDYDDWHSLQADPNLKL, encoded by the coding sequence ATGTTGATCTTGGGTATTGAGACTTCTTGCGATGAAACAGCCGCGGCGGTGTTTCAAGATGGATGCAGAATTTTGTCTAACGTTGTTTCCTCACAAATTAAACTCCATACGCCTTATGGCGGGGTGGTGCCGGAAATCGCCTCTCGCGCTCATATGGAAAATATCATTCCAGTAATTCAAAAGGCTTTAGAAGAGGCTAAAGTAGAGGGAAAAGATTTGGATGCGATCGCCGTCACCACGGGGCCAGGTTTGATTACTTCTTTAATGATCGGCGTGGATACTGCTAAAACCTTGGCTTATGCATGGGAAAAACCAATACTGGGCGTAAACCATATTGAGGGGCATATCTATTCAGTAAAGCTCAAAGCTCAAAGTTCAAAGCTCAAAAGTATAAAACTTCCGGCGATGTGCCTTACGGTTTCGGGAGGACATACAATGCTAGTTTTAATTAAAGAGTGGGGAAATTATGAGGTGATTGGCGAAACCATTGATGACTCTTGCGGGGAGGCCTTTGATAAAGTGGCTAAATTATTGGGCTTGGGTTATCCGGGCGGACCGATTATTGAAAAGCTGGCGCGAGGCGGCGGGAGACAGGCCTTTTCTTTTCCGCGGCCAATTTTAAATCAGGGTAATTTTAACTTCAGTTTTTCAGGCTTAAAAACCGCCGTGCTTTACCAAGCGCGTCGAATTAAGAAAATGGACAAAAAAGTTGTTCAAGATATTTGCGCCTCTTTTCAGGAGGCTGCCTTTGAAGTTTTAGTGATTAAAACTTTGCGGGCGGCGCGAAAATTTAAGGTCTCCACGATAATATTGGCAGGCGGCGTGGCCGCGAATCAAGCTCTTCAAAATTTTTTCAAAAAATCCTTGTCAGTTAATGATTACAAGTTACTTATTACTGATTTCCCTACTGATAACGCCGCTATGATTGCAGGGGCGGCTTATCCGCGGGTATTAAAAGAAGACTATGATGACTGGCATAGTCTTCAGGCAGATCCTAACCTTAAACTCTAG
- a CDS encoding ATPase, T2SS/T4P/T4SS family, which translates to MPKDIQNQQSQDVTELFSTVEEKSISFEEKRIKALALKNKIPYINLQKLAIESEALTLISKAESVKGQIICFYKSKDVLRLGITDPHNQAALSIIDTLKKQYQCIIYLVSEASFEHAISLYPLMVGEIKIPLSEEEKIRITSDLIAGASSELESWQALGPALINKNTEEIISLLIARGIGARASDIHLEPKENEVVLRLRIDGIMRDIIAFSPQIYPRLLSRIKLIGGLKLNVRKMPQDGRFTVYHNHAEIDIRISTLPTNYGEAITLRLLGLDRDYLLKIENLGISEEELEIVKTDLSKTSGMILLTGATGSGKTTTLYAFLSHRKTSEIKIMTLEDPIEYRLEGISQIQINEREGLTFARALRGVLRQDPDVIMVGEIRDPETAEITIRAATTGHTVLSTLHAGSTPEIITQLTNMGTDPQNLSNVLNLLINQKLVRLLCKECRKPYDVSPELYEKIKKVAQNKIPLPEKLTLFKSKGCPLCENIGYKGQVGIFEIMHISRTIRKLIASRGAPEEIYSEAIQGGMFTLIQDGLRKVIRGDTTLEELKRVS; encoded by the coding sequence ATGCCTAAAGATATTCAAAATCAACAATCCCAAGATGTTACCGAACTTTTCAGCACCGTGGAAGAAAAAAGCATTAGCTTTGAAGAAAAAAGGATTAAAGCCCTGGCGTTAAAAAATAAAATACCCTACATTAATCTGCAAAAGCTGGCGATTGAATCTGAAGCTTTAACTTTGATTTCCAAAGCTGAAAGCGTAAAAGGCCAAATCATCTGTTTCTATAAAAGTAAGGATGTTTTAAGATTGGGCATTACTGACCCTCACAACCAAGCCGCTTTAAGTATTATTGACACATTGAAAAAACAATATCAATGCATTATTTACCTTGTTTCGGAAGCCAGTTTTGAACACGCCATTTCCCTTTATCCGCTCATGGTTGGTGAAATCAAAATTCCGCTTTCGGAAGAAGAAAAAATTAGAATCACCTCGGATTTAATCGCGGGAGCCTCCTCGGAACTGGAATCCTGGCAAGCCTTAGGGCCGGCTCTCATCAATAAAAATACTGAAGAAATTATTAGTCTCCTTATTGCGCGGGGCATTGGGGCAAGAGCGAGCGACATCCATCTAGAGCCTAAAGAGAATGAAGTGGTTCTGCGCCTCCGTATTGATGGAATTATGCGCGACATTATTGCTTTCTCCCCTCAAATTTACCCCCGTCTTCTTTCGCGAATAAAATTAATCGGGGGGCTGAAATTAAATGTCAGAAAAATGCCTCAAGATGGCCGATTCACTGTTTACCACAATCATGCGGAAATTGACATTCGGATTTCTACCCTGCCCACTAATTACGGGGAGGCAATTACCCTGCGCCTGCTTGGTCTTGATCGTGATTACCTGCTCAAGATTGAAAACTTAGGCATCAGCGAGGAAGAATTAGAGATAGTAAAAACCGACCTTAGTAAAACTAGCGGGATGATTTTGCTCACCGGCGCCACAGGCTCCGGAAAAACCACTACCCTTTACGCTTTTTTAAGCCACAGAAAGACATCCGAAATTAAAATTATGACCTTAGAAGATCCTATTGAATATCGTCTTGAGGGGATTTCCCAAATCCAGATTAATGAAAGAGAAGGCCTCACTTTCGCTCGGGCGCTGCGCGGCGTGTTGAGACAAGATCCTGATGTGATTATGGTCGGGGAAATCAGAGATCCGGAAACTGCGGAGATCACCATTCGTGCCGCCACCACCGGACATACAGTCCTCTCTACCCTCCATGCCGGTTCTACCCCCGAGATTATTACGCAGCTCACCAATATGGGCACAGACCCTCAAAACCTCTCCAACGTCTTAAATCTTTTAATCAACCAAAAATTGGTACGCCTTCTTTGCAAAGAGTGCCGCAAGCCTTACGATGTCTCTCCGGAACTTTATGAAAAAATTAAAAAAGTCGCCCAAAATAAAATACCCCTGCCAGAAAAATTAACTCTCTTTAAGTCCAAAGGGTGTCCACTTTGCGAAAATATTGGCTATAAAGGACAGGTCGGCATCTTTGAAATTATGCATATTTCCAGAACAATTCGCAAATTAATCGCCAGTCGCGGCGCGCCCGAAGAAATTTACAGCGAGGCTATTCAAGGAGGAATGTTTACCTTGATCCAAGACGGTTTGCGCAAGGTGATACGGGGCGATACCACCCTGGAAGAATTAAAAAGAGTAAGTTAA
- a CDS encoding DHH family phosphoesterase, translating into MEITSQEQIKKIIEPSKEILLIAEAQNSIDSLSSLLAFHLFLNKIGKKNDPIAQVEKMKDLDFLPAFSDLKSNLKGAKDFIISLDISRTKVEQFKYSIKDNKLNIYITPSNGYFEPRDIETKKGKSKYDLIITLNTSTLEKLGSLYEENAEIFYESPLVNIDCHPNNENFGEINLAEPAVSSTSEILFSLFQIFDPKNITPEIATCLLAGIIGITESFQAQNTTPAAFTTAAKLVEMGANREIIIHHFYKTRPLSHLRLWGRTLARLKTAAEQRVIWSLLSPVDFEKSKSEASHLDQILSDLKNNTAKSEIVFLLAEDKPNSFHLKIKKVNKNIDLKNLERIFKEQGFQVKENPDDLISFTKSEGILANMEQDILNVIKGILPA; encoded by the coding sequence ATGGAAATCACCTCCCAAGAACAAATCAAAAAAATCATTGAGCCAAGCAAAGAAATCTTATTAATTGCCGAAGCTCAAAATAGCATTGATTCGCTGTCTAGCCTCCTCGCCTTCCATCTCTTCCTGAATAAAATAGGTAAAAAAAACGACCCGATAGCGCAAGTGGAAAAAATGAAAGACCTAGATTTTTTGCCTGCTTTCTCCGACCTTAAATCTAATTTAAAAGGCGCCAAGGATTTTATTATTTCTCTGGATATCAGCCGAACAAAGGTAGAGCAGTTTAAATATAGCATTAAGGATAATAAACTGAATATCTATATTACGCCCAGCAATGGTTACTTTGAACCCCGCGACATAGAAACAAAAAAAGGGAAGTCAAAATACGATTTAATTATTACTCTTAATACTTCTACCTTAGAAAAATTAGGCAGCCTTTATGAAGAAAACGCGGAAATCTTCTATGAGTCCCCTCTTGTTAATATTGACTGCCACCCGAATAATGAAAATTTCGGCGAAATCAATCTCGCAGAGCCCGCTGTCTCCTCTACCTCGGAAATTCTATTTTCCCTCTTCCAAATTTTTGATCCTAAAAATATTACCCCGGAAATCGCTACCTGCCTATTAGCGGGTATTATCGGCATAACAGAGAGCTTCCAAGCCCAAAACACCACGCCAGCGGCTTTTACCACCGCCGCCAAATTAGTGGAGATGGGAGCGAACAGGGAAATAATTATTCATCATTTTTATAAAACGCGTCCCTTATCTCACCTCCGCCTTTGGGGAAGAACCTTGGCGCGTCTTAAAACCGCGGCGGAACAAAGAGTAATCTGGTCGCTCCTTTCTCCCGTGGATTTTGAAAAATCAAAAAGTGAAGCTTCCCATCTGGATCAAATTTTATCTGATCTTAAAAATAATACCGCGAAGTCAGAAATCGTCTTCCTCCTCGCGGAAGATAAGCCAAACTCCTTCCATCTAAAAATCAAAAAGGTGAATAAAAATATTGATTTGAAAAATCTTGAGAGGATATTTAAAGAACAAGGTTTCCAAGTAAAAGAAAATCCCGATGATTTGATTTCTTTCACGAAAAGTGAAGGTATTCTGGCCAACATGGAACAAGATATTCTGAATGTAATTAAAGGAATCTTGCCCGCTTAA
- the uppP gene encoding undecaprenyl-diphosphatase UppP: MNLWQVIILGAVQGATEFIPVSSSGHLILALRFFGWADSGLSFDIILHFGTLVAILFYFRETWQKLIVGFFKWEATSRKLTFGIIIGTIPAVVVGYFSEKIIAQYFRSAFAVGILMILVGIGFITIEWWRSKKQEAHAKEVLSLKDYFVIGLIQSIALLPGVSRSGTTIAAGMSRKLARREAAEVSFLLAVPAILGATVYDLVKNYNMLVGIKLSMLAIGFLTACIVGYLSIRFLMSYLNQHKLNIFAYYLFVVGFLAIIFSL; this comes from the coding sequence ATGAATCTTTGGCAAGTGATTATTTTAGGCGCTGTCCAGGGTGCTACGGAATTTATTCCGGTTTCCAGCTCGGGGCATTTAATTTTAGCGCTCCGATTTTTCGGTTGGGCGGACAGCGGCTTGAGTTTTGATATAATTCTTCATTTTGGAACATTGGTGGCGATCCTTTTTTATTTTCGGGAAACTTGGCAAAAGCTGATAGTCGGATTTTTCAAATGGGAAGCAACTTCTCGGAAGCTTACTTTTGGAATTATAATCGGCACTATCCCTGCTGTAGTCGTAGGTTATTTTAGTGAAAAAATAATTGCTCAATATTTTCGTTCCGCTTTTGCCGTGGGGATTTTGATGATTTTGGTGGGTATAGGATTTATTACCATTGAATGGTGGAGAAGCAAGAAACAGGAAGCGCACGCGAAAGAAGTATTATCATTGAAAGATTATTTTGTTATCGGTTTGATCCAAAGTATTGCGTTGCTTCCTGGCGTATCGCGTTCTGGAACGACAATCGCGGCTGGGATGAGCCGCAAGCTCGCCCGCCGCGAAGCGGCCGAAGTCTCGTTCCTTTTGGCCGTTCCCGCGATTTTGGGAGCGACTGTTTATGATTTGGTAAAAAATTATAATATGTTGGTGGGAATTAAATTATCAATGTTGGCTATTGGTTTTTTGACTGCTTGTATTGTTGGCTATTTAAGTATTCGGTTTTTGATGTCCTATTTAAATCAGCATAAGCTCAATATATTCGCGTATTATTTATTCGTGGTTGGTTTTTTAGCAATTATTTTTAGCCTATGA
- the tsaE gene encoding tRNA (adenosine(37)-N6)-threonylcarbamoyltransferase complex ATPase subunit type 1 TsaE, with protein MSLKQAFLTDSPEKTKKLGEILAQSLMSSVLICLYGDLGSGKTTFAQGFAAGLGIREKITSPSFVLMKRYLLKKKGLKYFYHFDCYRLREPEEILALGWEEILGDNNIVLVEWAEKIQKYLPQGRIGIRFEVLGERKRGIIITNNA; from the coding sequence ATGAGTTTAAAGCAAGCATTCCTGACTGACTCACCTGAAAAGACAAAAAAGCTTGGCGAGATTCTCGCGCAAAGTTTGATGAGTAGCGTTCTGATTTGCCTTTATGGAGATTTGGGTAGCGGAAAAACTACATTTGCCCAAGGCTTCGCGGCTGGATTAGGTATCAGGGAAAAAATCACAAGCCCGAGTTTTGTCTTGATGAAAAGGTATTTATTAAAAAAGAAAGGTTTAAAATATTTTTACCATTTTGATTGCTATCGTTTGCGCGAACCAGAAGAGATTTTGGCTTTGGGGTGGGAAGAAATTTTGGGGGATAATAATATTGTTTTAGTAGAATGGGCGGAGAAGATTCAAAAATATTTGCCGCAAGGGAGAATTGGAATAAGATTTGAGGTTTTAGGGGAGAGGAAGAGGGGAATTATAATAACGAATAACGCGTAA